In a single window of the Arcobacter sp. CECT 8986 genome:
- the hemW gene encoding radical SAM family heme chaperone HemW, whose translation MLLYIHIPFCDSKCHYCAFNSYTDKFHLKHNYMKALVKQLETELKYLDDNNEKFETVFIGGGTPSSVKFEEYEKVFELITPYLKDDCEITSEANPNSASKKWLEGMKSLGVNRVSFGVQSFDNNKLKLLGRSHNNKSAITAIQNANCIGFNGINCDIIYGVQGDTLDSLKDDFDTAFSLPITHLSAYSLTIEEGTKFFNKSEVKIDDEELSYEIFDYIKSSGFGQYEISNFAKAEKFQSKHNYGYWQHKEYLGIGAGAVGYKNKQRYYPSKSIEEYISDPLNYEIENLSNDDIKVEKILLGFRCSTGVELSIFTQKELEKVEDLILNNRLKKDKTKVYNLNFLLADELALYIIE comes from the coding sequence TTGCTTTTATATATACATATTCCTTTTTGTGATAGCAAATGTCACTATTGTGCATTCAATTCTTACACTGATAAATTTCATCTTAAACATAACTATATGAAAGCATTAGTAAAACAGTTAGAAACTGAATTAAAATATTTAGATGATAATAATGAAAAATTTGAAACAGTTTTTATTGGAGGAGGTACTCCAAGTTCTGTAAAATTTGAAGAGTATGAAAAAGTGTTTGAATTAATTACTCCATATTTAAAAGATGATTGTGAAATTACTTCTGAAGCAAACCCAAATTCTGCATCTAAAAAATGGCTTGAAGGTATGAAGAGTTTAGGAGTAAATAGAGTAAGTTTTGGAGTGCAAAGTTTTGATAATAATAAGCTAAAATTACTTGGACGTTCGCATAATAATAAAAGTGCTATAACAGCTATACAAAATGCAAATTGTATAGGTTTTAATGGTATTAACTGCGATATAATTTATGGTGTTCAAGGAGATACACTCGATAGTTTAAAAGATGATTTTGATACTGCATTTTCTTTACCAATTACACACTTAAGTGCATATAGTTTAACGATTGAAGAAGGTACAAAATTCTTTAATAAATCAGAAGTAAAAATAGATGACGAAGAGTTATCTTATGAGATATTTGATTATATAAAAAGTAGTGGATTTGGCCAATATGAAATCTCAAATTTTGCAAAAGCAGAAAAATTTCAATCAAAACATAACTATGGATATTGGCAACATAAAGAGTATTTAGGAATTGGTGCAGGTGCTGTTGGATATAAAAATAAACAAAGATACTATCCTTCAAAAAGTATAGAAGAGTATATCTCTGATCCATTAAATTATGAAATAGAAAATTTATCAAATGATGATATAAAAGTAGAAAAAATACTATTAGGTTTTAGATGTAGTACAGGTGTTGAATTATCTATTTTTACTCAAAAAGAGTTAGAAAAAGTTGAAGATTTAATCTTGAATAATAGATTAAAAAAAGATAAAACAAAAGTATATAATTTAAATTTTTTACTTGCAGATGAGTTGGCTTTATATATAATAGAGTAA
- the bamA gene encoding outer membrane protein assembly factor BamA, with amino-acid sequence MKKRLTLLSIALASLLHAEQINSIEYINLTKISSKIADETLGLKPGEELDVNKVNKALKEFYKFGYFDDISVKTENGKLQFIFQEKPSIANLEVNGYKSREEDIDSLKALMGLKKGSMYSTQRAKKAKQVLLSELEKDGYINSIVEVEVEPITQSSVSVVFNVNKGDEIVIKKVNYVGANKLGSSDFEDVTANKEEDFISWWFGQNDGELKLDQLDYEKPRINDLYFQNGYLDAKVQDPFLKVDFASNQARLDFFINEGEQYTTNSIKIYVDESILKSKDLYPELELKKDRTFNIADLRKDVEFIKTKISDLGYAFAQVKYDINKDKKNAKADIVFNVIPGKKVYINDVKISGNSRTLDRVIRRNIYLAPGDLFSLTDYKDSISKLKRTGYFDDVQVEQKRISEDRMDLAVKVVEARTGNIILGGGYGSYDKMMINAAISDNNIFGSGLGVSLSTELSARESDFTFKLTNPAINDSKYNGDIEIHNEDTEIDRDNYELDKKTVGFSVGLGKEFFRNFYAGARYRLDFIDESYDYDDDFKKDASKEYYDDTDYITSSITPYINFNNTDDFYLPRSGIKAGTSLEIAGLGGDSKYLKSSTYFKYFYSLEDAFDLDWIFRYKTSLKMIIDNGQINQGDSLYLGGPKSLRGFKSYAFGPDNDDGIKEDPYKRLYTNSVEMSFPLVASAKMRWGVFYDYGMTGEDSFSQVTRSSTGALFEWVSPVGPLQLIFAQPIDDESGDDTSSFEFSLGSSF; translated from the coding sequence GTGAAAAAAAGACTTACATTACTATCAATAGCGTTAGCTTCATTACTTCACGCAGAACAAATCAACTCAATTGAATATATTAATTTAACTAAAATTTCGTCAAAAATTGCAGATGAAACTTTAGGATTAAAACCTGGTGAAGAGTTAGATGTTAATAAAGTAAATAAAGCCTTAAAAGAGTTTTATAAATTTGGTTATTTTGATGATATTAGCGTTAAAACAGAAAATGGAAAACTACAATTTATTTTCCAAGAAAAACCTTCTATTGCAAATTTAGAAGTAAATGGCTATAAATCAAGAGAAGAAGATATCGACAGTTTAAAAGCTCTAATGGGACTTAAAAAAGGTAGTATGTATTCTACACAAAGAGCTAAAAAAGCCAAGCAAGTTTTACTTTCTGAGTTAGAAAAAGACGGCTATATTAACTCTATCGTTGAAGTAGAAGTTGAGCCTATTACTCAAAGTTCAGTATCTGTAGTATTTAATGTTAACAAAGGTGATGAAATTGTAATCAAAAAAGTTAACTATGTAGGTGCAAATAAACTTGGTTCTAGTGATTTTGAAGATGTTACGGCAAATAAAGAAGAGGATTTTATCTCTTGGTGGTTTGGGCAAAATGACGGAGAGTTAAAACTTGATCAGCTTGACTATGAAAAACCAAGAATTAATGACCTTTATTTCCAAAATGGATATTTAGATGCAAAAGTTCAAGATCCATTTTTAAAAGTAGATTTTGCTTCAAATCAAGCAAGATTAGACTTCTTTATTAATGAAGGTGAGCAATATACAACTAACTCAATAAAAATTTATGTTGATGAATCAATTTTAAAATCAAAAGATTTATACCCAGAGTTAGAACTAAAAAAAGATAGAACTTTCAATATTGCTGATTTAAGAAAAGATGTAGAATTTATCAAAACAAAAATTTCAGATTTAGGTTATGCATTTGCACAAGTTAAATATGACATCAATAAAGATAAAAAGAATGCAAAAGCTGATATTGTTTTTAATGTAATCCCTGGAAAAAAAGTTTATATCAATGATGTAAAAATTTCAGGAAACTCAAGAACATTAGATAGAGTTATTAGAAGAAATATTTATTTAGCACCTGGAGATTTATTTAGCTTAACTGATTATAAAGATTCTATTTCAAAACTAAAAAGAACTGGATATTTTGATGATGTGCAAGTAGAACAAAAAAGAATTTCTGAAGATAGAATGGACTTAGCAGTAAAAGTTGTTGAAGCAAGAACTGGTAATATCATCTTAGGTGGTGGATATGGTTCTTATGATAAAATGATGATAAATGCTGCTATTAGTGATAATAATATTTTTGGTTCTGGACTTGGAGTATCTTTATCAACTGAACTTTCAGCAAGAGAATCTGATTTTACATTTAAATTAACAAACCCAGCAATAAATGATAGTAAATATAATGGTGATATCGAAATTCATAATGAAGATACTGAGATTGATAGAGACAACTATGAATTAGATAAAAAAACAGTTGGTTTCTCTGTTGGTTTAGGTAAAGAGTTCTTTAGAAACTTCTATGCAGGTGCTAGATATAGACTTGACTTTATTGATGAAAGTTATGATTATGATGATGACTTTAAAAAAGATGCATCAAAAGAATATTATGATGATACAGATTATATAACAAGTTCTATTACTCCATATATAAATTTCAATAATACTGATGATTTCTATTTACCAAGAAGTGGTATAAAAGCTGGTACTTCATTAGAAATTGCTGGATTAGGTGGAGATTCAAAATATCTAAAATCAAGTACATACTTTAAATATTTCTATTCATTAGAGGATGCATTTGATTTAGACTGGATTTTTAGATATAAAACAAGTTTAAAAATGATTATTGATAATGGTCAAATTAATCAAGGTGATTCTTTATACTTAGGTGGTCCAAAATCACTTAGAGGATTTAAATCATATGCATTTGGTCCAGATAATGATGATGGAATCAAAGAAGATCCATATAAAAGATTATATACAAACTCAGTAGAGATGAGTTTCCCTCTTGTTGCAAGCGCTAAGATGAGATGGGGAGTATTTTATGATTATGGGATGACAGGTGAAGATAGCTTTAGTCAAGTTACTAGATCTTCAACAGGTGCATTATTTGAATGGGTATCTCCTGTAGGACCTCTTCAACTTATTTTTGCACAACCAATTGATGATGAGTCAGGGGATGATACATCATCTTTTGAATTTTCTTTAGGAAGTAGTTTTTAA
- the prmC gene encoding peptide chain release factor N(5)-glutamine methyltransferase, which yields MTIKECVKKYSSLLKNITHIPNKEVEILILHILQKNVIWLHLNYNEEFNKEKELEKLVKKRATDYPLEYLTNKASFYGEIFEVATNVLIPRPETELLVEQAVEILKDIPNPKVIEIGTGSGIISVMLAKLIKDIKIIAVDINDDALTLASKNAKRHKVEDKITFIKSDLYENVDDEEFIMTISNPPYIANNYKLPKNVEFEPRNALFGGEIGDELLKAIIEQTYKKDIPYLLCEMGYDQKRPLEEYFKKFNIENYNFYEDYSKFDRGFIIKFKKENKNV from the coding sequence TTGACTATAAAAGAGTGCGTTAAAAAATATTCTAGTTTATTAAAGAATATTACACATATTCCAAATAAAGAAGTAGAAATATTAATATTACATATATTACAGAAAAATGTAATATGGCTACATCTTAATTATAATGAAGAGTTTAATAAAGAAAAAGAGCTAGAAAAATTAGTAAAAAAAAGAGCAACAGACTATCCATTAGAGTATTTGACAAATAAAGCTTCTTTTTATGGAGAAATATTTGAAGTTGCTACAAATGTTTTGATTCCTAGACCTGAAACTGAATTATTAGTTGAACAAGCAGTTGAAATATTAAAAGATATTCCAAATCCAAAAGTAATTGAAATTGGAACAGGCTCTGGAATAATTTCTGTAATGTTAGCAAAACTTATTAAAGATATAAAAATAATAGCAGTTGATATAAATGATGATGCATTGACTTTAGCTTCTAAAAATGCAAAAAGACATAAAGTTGAGGATAAAATCACTTTTATAAAGAGTGATTTATATGAAAATGTTGATGATGAAGAGTTTATAATGACCATTTCAAATCCCCCATACATTGCAAATAATTATAAGTTACCCAAAAATGTTGAATTTGAGCCAAGAAATGCATTATTTGGTGGAGAGATTGGTGATGAATTATTAAAAGCAATAATTGAACAAACATATAAAAAAGATATACCTTATTTATTATGTGAAATGGGTTATGATCAAAAAAGACCTTTAGAGGAGTATTTTAAGAAGTTTAATATAGAAAATTATAACTTTTATGAAGATTACTCTAAATTTGATAGAGGTTTTATAATTAAATTTAAAAAGGAGAATAAAAATGTTTGA
- the folP gene encoding dihydropteroate synthase translates to MSNFKTKIMGILNANEDSFFKNSRFDEKDAIKRIETLINDGAKIIDIGAVSSRPGSLPVKPEVELERVKNIADLIYSNKLYEKAKFSIDSYEPLVIDYVLNKGFSIVNDITGLQNEEVIKLCAKYNAAAVIMHMQKDPTLMQENPVYEDVVLEVKEFLKQQALKAESFGVKEIILDVGIGFGKTLEHNLKLLKNLRDFEDLGYELLIGASRKSMIDKIVPSSIEQRLPGTIAVHLESINNGASIIRCHDVKEHYQAIKVTEAIKEIQ, encoded by the coding sequence ATGAGCAATTTTAAAACAAAAATAATGGGTATTTTAAATGCAAATGAAGACTCATTTTTTAAAAATAGTAGATTTGATGAAAAAGATGCAATTAAAAGAATCGAAACTCTAATTAATGATGGTGCTAAGATAATTGATATTGGTGCTGTTTCAAGTAGACCAGGAAGTTTACCTGTAAAGCCTGAAGTAGAATTAGAAAGAGTAAAAAATATTGCTGATTTGATATATTCAAATAAATTATATGAAAAAGCAAAATTTTCTATTGATTCTTATGAACCTTTAGTTATTGATTATGTGTTAAATAAAGGTTTTTCAATAGTAAATGATATTACTGGTTTACAAAATGAAGAAGTAATTAAACTTTGTGCAAAATATAATGCTGCAGCAGTAATAATGCATATGCAAAAAGACCCTACTTTAATGCAAGAAAATCCTGTATATGAAGATGTTGTACTTGAAGTAAAAGAGTTCTTAAAACAACAAGCTTTAAAAGCAGAATCATTTGGAGTAAAAGAGATAATATTAGATGTTGGTATAGGTTTTGGAAAAACATTAGAACATAATTTAAAACTATTAAAAAATTTAAGAGATTTTGAAGATTTGGGTTATGAACTGTTAATTGGTGCAAGTAGAAAATCAATGATTGATAAAATTGTACCTTCATCAATAGAACAAAGACTACCTGGAACTATTGCTGTACATTTAGAATCTATAAATAATGGTGCTTCGATTATTAGATGTCATGATGTAAAAGAGCATTATCAAGCAATTAAAGTTACTGAAGCTATAAAAGAGATACAATAA
- a CDS encoding RNA pyrophosphohydrolase, with translation MTDKKEIIPNKNGKNYRPNVAAIVLSAKYPEKCEVFIASRTDVDNAWQFPQGGIDEGETSKQALFRELEEEIGTNKVEIIAQYPEWVSYDFPPAIAKKMQPYDGQIQKYYLVKLKKGAKININTEIPEFSEYKFVATKNIYDYITFFKRTVYKQVLKYFRKEGYI, from the coding sequence ATGACTGATAAAAAAGAAATAATACCTAATAAAAATGGTAAAAATTACAGACCGAATGTTGCAGCAATAGTACTATCAGCAAAATATCCTGAAAAGTGTGAAGTTTTTATAGCATCACGCACAGATGTTGATAATGCTTGGCAATTTCCACAAGGTGGAATTGATGAGGGAGAAACATCAAAACAGGCTTTATTTAGGGAACTAGAAGAAGAAATAGGAACAAATAAAGTGGAGATAATTGCACAATATCCTGAATGGGTTAGTTATGATTTCCCACCTGCAATTGCAAAAAAAATGCAACCTTATGATGGACAAATACAAAAATATTATTTAGTTAAACTCAAAAAAGGTGCAAAGATTAATATTAATACTGAGATACCTGAGTTTAGTGAATATAAGTTTGTAGCAACAAAAAATATATATGACTATATTACTTTTTTTAAAAGAACTGTTTACAAACAAGTTCTTAAATATTTTAGAAAAGAGGGTTATATTTAA
- a CDS encoding HobA family DNA replication regulator yields MQEFLNWTVDIIREDKLLSPWLEEKKYEWTPLVSKSIVNILEKGCSIIIITDKERDWFLEYIFTNINSPAQNRPFLPFYDGKGFYKYLDEVKSEEDINYVKDMLNISFPNGYCFWYIGRSQNVRAIIPKVSKNSFLWLFDEEMQDAFNLRSKDEALDMKLLQMFRLYNKTLSAALFAEINVEN; encoded by the coding sequence GTGCAAGAATTTTTAAATTGGACAGTAGACATAATCAGGGAAGATAAACTTTTATCTCCTTGGTTAGAAGAAAAAAAATATGAATGGACACCTTTAGTATCTAAATCAATTGTAAATATATTAGAGAAAGGTTGTTCAATTATCATCATCACAGATAAAGAAAGAGATTGGTTTTTAGAGTATATTTTTACAAATATTAACTCACCAGCTCAAAATAGACCTTTTTTACCTTTTTATGATGGAAAAGGTTTTTATAAATATCTTGATGAAGTAAAATCGGAAGAGGATATCAATTATGTGAAAGATATGCTAAATATATCTTTTCCTAATGGATACTGTTTTTGGTATATTGGTAGAAGTCAAAATGTTAGGGCTATTATTCCAAAAGTTTCAAAAAACTCATTTCTTTGGCTTTTTGATGAAGAGATGCAAGATGCATTTAATTTAAGAAGTAAAGATGAAGCTTTAGATATGAAACTTTTACAAATGTTTAGACTTTACAATAAAACATTAAGTGCTGCACTATTTGCAGAGATAAATGTAGAGAATTAA
- a CDS encoding aspartate kinase, translated as MLKVLKFGGTSVGTLERIQNVANIIKKIKDEGHDVIAVVSAMSGETNKLIEYAENFSKSPNRCEMDMLLSSGERVTSALLSIALNEQGYNAISMSGRQAGIITDEAHTKARIEGINTSSMKNAIKDGKIIVVAGFQGVTEEGRVTTLGRGGSDLTAVAIAGAIDADVCEIYTDVDGIYTTDPRIEPKAKKLDKISYDEMLELASLGAKVLQNRSVEMAKKLNVNLVSRSSFTPEIEGTLITKEENIMEKPIVSGIALDRNQIRVGLYGITDRPGIAASIFTSLADENINVDMIVQTKGTDGKTNLDFTIPTTDFEACKKVMAKFDNEDSTRIDYSDEICKVSIVGVGMKSHTGVASKAFATLAKENINIRIISTSEIKISMIILEKYAELAVRALHDVYNLDK; from the coding sequence ATGTTAAAAGTTTTAAAATTTGGTGGAACAAGTGTTGGTACTTTAGAAAGAATACAAAATGTTGCTAACATTATAAAGAAGATAAAAGATGAGGGTCACGATGTAATTGCAGTTGTTTCTGCAATGAGTGGTGAAACAAATAAATTAATAGAGTATGCTGAGAATTTTTCTAAATCTCCAAATAGATGTGAGATGGATATGCTTTTAAGTTCAGGGGAAAGAGTAACTTCTGCACTTTTATCAATTGCATTAAACGAGCAAGGATATAATGCAATTTCAATGAGTGGTAGACAAGCTGGTATTATTACAGATGAAGCTCATACAAAAGCTAGAATTGAAGGTATTAACACATCTTCAATGAAAAATGCTATAAAAGATGGAAAAATTATTGTTGTTGCAGGTTTTCAAGGTGTAACAGAAGAAGGAAGAGTAACTACACTTGGTAGAGGTGGAAGTGATTTGACTGCTGTTGCAATTGCTGGAGCTATTGATGCAGATGTATGTGAAATCTATACAGATGTTGATGGAATCTATACAACTGACCCAAGAATTGAACCTAAAGCAAAAAAACTAGATAAAATTTCATATGATGAGATGCTAGAACTTGCTTCATTAGGTGCTAAAGTTTTACAAAATAGATCAGTAGAGATGGCAAAAAAACTAAATGTAAACCTAGTATCAAGAAGTAGTTTTACACCGGAAATTGAAGGAACATTAATCACTAAGGAAGAGAATATTATGGAAAAACCAATCGTTAGCGGTATTGCATTAGATAGAAATCAAATTAGAGTTGGGTTATATGGAATCACTGATAGACCTGGCATTGCAGCATCAATTTTTACATCATTAGCTGATGAGAATATAAATGTTGACATGATAGTTCAAACAAAAGGGACTGATGGAAAAACTAATTTAGACTTTACAATTCCAACAACAGATTTTGAAGCTTGTAAAAAAGTAATGGCTAAATTTGACAATGAAGATTCAACTAGAATTGATTATAGTGATGAAATCTGTAAAGTATCTATCGTTGGTGTTGGTATGAAATCTCATACTGGTGTTGCATCAAAAGCATTTGCAACATTAGCAAAAGAGAATATTAATATCAGAATAATATCAACAAGTGAAATTAAAATTTCAATGATTATTTTAGAAAAATATGCAGAACTAGCTGTTAGAGCTCTACATGATGTTTATAATTTGGATAAATAA
- a CDS encoding prephenate dehydrogenase: MRKLNIGIVGLGLMGGSLAKALKKYGIAKKVLGYINNEKNKKDVLELNLVDEIVDLETLKKESDVIILAIPVDGIIKMFPSLQDIDKKTTIIDMGSTKEYIVENIPEQIRENFIPAHPMTGTEKSGPKAAIDGLYEGNTVVLCNLEKNENTHVNKALRIFQGIGMRIVVMNADEHDIHACFMSHLPHAISFSLANTVMSHEDPKSIIALAAGGFKDMSRVAKSSPKMWTDIFKQNRKNLLKSIDLFEEHMKKVRKMVEDENYEELEKWMAKANTLHEIL; encoded by the coding sequence GTGAGAAAATTGAATATAGGTATAGTTGGACTCGGTTTAATGGGTGGTTCTTTAGCAAAAGCACTAAAAAAGTATGGAATTGCAAAAAAAGTTTTAGGTTATATAAATAACGAAAAAAATAAAAAAGATGTTTTAGAATTAAATTTAGTAGATGAAATTGTTGATTTAGAGACTTTAAAAAAAGAATCTGATGTAATTATTTTAGCAATTCCTGTTGATGGAATAATTAAAATGTTTCCATCTCTTCAGGATATAGATAAGAAAACTACTATTATAGATATGGGTTCTACAAAAGAGTATATTGTTGAAAATATCCCAGAACAAATAAGGGAAAACTTTATTCCTGCACATCCAATGACAGGTACGGAAAAATCAGGGCCTAAAGCTGCCATTGATGGATTATATGAAGGTAATACTGTAGTTTTATGTAATTTAGAAAAAAATGAAAATACTCATGTAAACAAAGCACTAAGAATATTCCAAGGAATTGGAATGAGAATAGTTGTAATGAATGCAGATGAGCATGATATCCATGCTTGTTTTATGTCTCATTTACCACATGCAATATCATTTTCTCTTGCAAATACAGTAATGTCACACGAAGATCCTAAATCTATTATTGCATTAGCAGCAGGTGGATTTAAAGATATGAGTAGGGTGGCTAAATCAAGTCCAAAAATGTGGACAGATATTTTTAAACAAAATAGAAAGAATTTATTAAAATCAATTGACTTATTTGAAGAACATATGAAAAAAGTAAGAAAAATGGTAGAAGATGAAAATTATGAAGAATTAGAAAAATGGATGGCTAAAGCAAATACATTACATGAAATTCTTTAA
- a CDS encoding DNA polymerase III subunit delta', with protein MLNLTDIKVEASTILIVNSIEETLSYLLSILPTHSSRIIKNEEKDEFLIAQANAAIKEAYIASNSKKYIILCGKTFRSEAQNSLLKVLEEPPKNIVFIIVTTTKSTILPTIFSRMPHKYLKKSEESTSIDLDLKRLDLKDIYSFIKENQKISKQESKNIVQSMLYKAMEQKIELSKKELEIFSNSIKLLDLNSRPINVLTSLLLTLEQRENK; from the coding sequence ATGCTAAATTTGACAGATATTAAAGTAGAAGCTTCTACTATATTAATAGTAAATAGTATAGAAGAAACACTTTCATACCTTTTATCAATTTTGCCTACACATTCATCAAGAATCATTAAAAATGAAGAAAAAGATGAGTTTTTAATAGCGCAAGCAAACGCAGCAATAAAAGAAGCATATATCGCTTCAAACAGTAAAAAATATATTATATTATGTGGGAAAACTTTTAGAAGTGAAGCACAAAACTCTTTACTAAAAGTTTTGGAAGAGCCTCCTAAAAATATTGTCTTTATTATAGTTACAACAACTAAATCAACTATACTACCAACAATATTTTCAAGAATGCCACACAAATACTTGAAAAAATCAGAAGAATCTACATCTATTGATTTAGATTTAAAAAGATTGGATTTGAAAGATATTTACTCTTTTATAAAAGAGAATCAAAAGATTTCAAAGCAAGAGAGTAAAAATATTGTTCAATCAATGCTATATAAAGCAATGGAACAAAAAATTGAACTATCTAAAAAAGAGCTTGAAATATTTTCAAATTCAATTAAACTACTTGATTTAAACTCTAGACCAATAAATGTATTAACTTCTTTATTACTTACATTAGAACAAAGAGAAAATAAATGA